The following proteins are encoded in a genomic region of Halalkalicoccus subterraneus:
- a CDS encoding DUF433 domain-containing protein, whose translation MAQQTARIVKGEDVMGGEPRIEGRRISVRQVAGWVEKGDLSAKTVADRYDLDIADVYRALTYYHENPARWPRCVAAAESRYVPHGSAG comes from the coding sequence ATGGCACAGCAGACCGCCCGCATCGTGAAAGGCGAGGACGTGATGGGCGGCGAACCGCGCATCGAGGGCCGTCGCATCAGCGTCCGACAGGTCGCAGGCTGGGTCGAGAAGGGCGACCTGTCGGCGAAGACCGTCGCCGACCGCTATGACCTCGACATCGCGGACGTGTATCGCGCGCTGACGTACTACCACGAGAACCCCGCGAGATGGCCAAGGTGCGTCGCCGCCGCCGAGAGCAGATACGTGCCGCACGGGAGCGCGGGATGA
- a CDS encoding putative quinol monooxygenase, which produces MTDANVALLIRMEAQSGKESDVEEFLRSALPLAEDEPDTTTWFALRMGESTFGIFDTFPDESGREAHLSGEIAGALEENADELLAEPPQIEEVEVLEAKLP; this is translated from the coding sequence ATGACCGATGCGAACGTGGCGCTGCTCATTCGAATGGAGGCACAGTCCGGAAAAGAGTCGGATGTCGAGGAGTTCCTTCGCTCGGCGCTCCCGCTGGCCGAGGACGAACCCGACACCACCACGTGGTTCGCGCTCCGGATGGGCGAATCGACGTTCGGTATCTTCGATACTTTCCCGGACGAATCCGGCCGGGAAGCCCACCTCTCGGGCGAGATCGCCGGTGCGCTGGAGGAAAACGCGGACGAACTCCTCGCGGAACCGCCCCAGATAGAGGAAGTCGAGGTTCTGGAAGCGAAGCTTCCCTGA
- a CDS encoding formate/nitrite transporter family protein, translating to MSDEPEDSPPVVRDRAASGVPTAGWALGDRFSWDEIHQRLLAFADEEIDNTLSELLFSGFTAGFAIVLTFIGYTVGTATFPNNRFLAAVLYPIGFMYIILGRYELYTETTLPPVKLVLTRLASLPLLLRMWSVVLLANVIGAAFGAFILANTHVLTPAEMEVGAEFLQHGLELGWWDLFFKALFAGWLVAGVVWLHTATRDTISRVVITYLVFFTIPVLNLYHVVSSGAEALFVVFLKTPSPGVLTLIYEFWLPILLGNTTGGVVLVALASYAQAEKRRYPEIRVLSTREMLFSLKGGRPFETPRPGIQLPENGGGPEEESDTTR from the coding sequence ATGAGCGACGAACCCGAGGACTCGCCACCAGTCGTCCGGGACCGGGCTGCGTCCGGCGTCCCGACAGCGGGCTGGGCACTCGGTGATCGCTTCTCGTGGGATGAAATCCATCAACGGCTGCTCGCGTTCGCCGACGAGGAGATCGACAACACGCTCTCGGAACTGTTATTCAGCGGCTTCACAGCCGGCTTCGCGATCGTCTTGACGTTCATCGGCTACACGGTCGGGACCGCGACGTTCCCGAACAATAGATTCCTCGCCGCGGTGCTGTATCCGATCGGGTTCATGTATATTATTCTCGGACGGTACGAACTGTACACCGAGACCACTCTCCCACCGGTCAAGCTAGTGCTAACCCGGTTGGCCAGTCTCCCCTTGCTGTTACGCATGTGGAGCGTCGTCCTGCTGGCGAATGTCATCGGTGCCGCGTTCGGCGCGTTCATCCTCGCAAACACGCACGTACTTACGCCGGCAGAGATGGAGGTCGGAGCCGAATTCCTCCAGCACGGCCTCGAACTGGGCTGGTGGGACCTGTTCTTCAAGGCCCTGTTCGCGGGGTGGCTTGTTGCTGGCGTGGTGTGGCTCCATACGGCTACGCGAGACACAATCTCGCGTGTCGTAATCACTTATCTCGTCTTCTTCACGATTCCCGTTCTTAACCTGTACCACGTCGTGAGTTCGGGCGCTGAAGCACTCTTCGTCGTGTTCCTCAAGACGCCGAGTCCGGGGGTACTCACCCTGATTTATGAGTTCTGGCTTCCGATCTTGCTTGGCAACACGACTGGTGGCGTCGTATTGGTCGCGCTCGCGAGCTACGCGCAAGCCGAGAAACGCCGGTATCCGGAGATTCGGGTTCTGTCGACCCGGGAGATGCTATTTAGTTTGAAAGGCGGTCGCCCGTTCGAAACGCCGAGGCCGGGCATCCAGTTACCGGAAAACGGTGGTGGACCCGAGGAGGAATCCGACACAACCAGGTGA
- a CDS encoding transposase: protein MNAFTDASLENLQDICTVHFGVRPSDQQLCNWITENTREIVENDLPQYSGVYTYDEQYLRIDGERAYRFVLYDDLMDAPVGECVADRLTKDAVRDFLTELLDDKPAYVITTDGRDEYAEIVEDDIGAFHHRCHFHFLRNGEKKLRNAVFRSIRHSDAEKLHAAIVWSEFKSVFAAPSYTAALRRFEAVLDKVEHLPSAIRTYVEEVMENFDKFLVHLRDEWVPSTTNNCERYFGHTKPTLHPRRFRSIEGARSFLKTQMTVRTVKHGLVSRETSLALARELFPALDLDEVTDLFTETKQRYLWSRDLEAG from the coding sequence GTGAATGCGTTCACCGACGCGTCTCTCGAAAACCTCCAGGACATCTGTACCGTTCACTTTGGTGTCCGTCCGTCCGATCAGCAGCTGTGTAACTGGATCACGGAAAATACGAGGGAGATCGTCGAGAACGATCTCCCGCAGTATTCGGGTGTGTACACCTACGATGAGCAGTATCTCCGCATTGACGGTGAGCGTGCCTATCGATTCGTTCTCTACGACGATCTGATGGATGCGCCGGTCGGCGAATGCGTCGCCGACCGGCTTACCAAGGACGCCGTTCGTGACTTTCTCACGGAACTCCTTGACGACAAGCCCGCCTACGTAATCACCACCGACGGCCGTGACGAGTACGCCGAGATCGTCGAAGACGACATCGGCGCGTTCCACCATCGGTGTCACTTTCATTTCCTGCGAAATGGTGAGAAGAAGCTCCGGAACGCCGTGTTCCGGAGCATCCGCCATTCGGACGCGGAGAAACTTCACGCTGCAATCGTCTGGAGCGAATTCAAGAGTGTATTCGCTGCTCCCTCGTATACAGCGGCTCTGCGGCGGTTCGAGGCAGTGCTCGACAAGGTCGAGCATCTGCCGTCAGCGATACGGACATACGTCGAGGAGGTGATGGAGAACTTCGACAAGTTCCTGGTGCATCTCCGGGATGAGTGGGTCCCGAGCACAACCAACAACTGTGAACGCTACTTCGGGCACACGAAACCGACGCTTCATCCGCGTCGGTTTCGTTCGATCGAGGGCGCTCGCTCCTTCCTGAAGACGCAGATGACCGTGCGGACGGTCAAACACGGGTTGGTTTCCAGAGAGACATCGCTCGCGCTGGCGCGCGAGCTCTTTCCCGCCCTTGATTTGGACGAGGTAACGGACCTGTTCACGGAGACGAAGCAGCGCTATCTCTGGAGCCGCGATCTCGAAGCTGGCTGA
- a CDS encoding transcription initiation factor IIB — MEGNTTLIRTHESNEQITADTREETTDETERVCPECGGRLVNDAEHGETTCAECGLVVKEDEIDHGPEWRAFDSAERDRKKRTGAPTTKLMHDKGLSSQIGWQDKDAYGNALSSRKRQQMSRLRTWDERFRTRNSKERNLKQALAEIERMGSALGVPKDARETASVIYRRALSEDLLPGRSIEGVSTAALYAAIRQMGLPRSVEEVSAVSRVDEMEFKRAYRYINQELSLEIGPPAPDQYLPRFASDLGVSDETEGRARELIRTVMEEGAHSGKSPVGLAGAALYAAGILTNNRLTQDEVSEVVGVSTVTIRNRYQELLEVEGKRQQAEQREYTETEAAA, encoded by the coding sequence TTGGAAGGCAACACAACCCTCATCCGTACGCACGAATCGAACGAACAAATCACTGCAGACACGCGCGAAGAAACCACCGACGAAACCGAACGGGTCTGTCCCGAGTGCGGTGGCCGACTGGTCAACGACGCCGAACACGGCGAGACCACCTGCGCTGAGTGTGGTCTCGTTGTCAAGGAGGACGAGATCGATCACGGCCCCGAGTGGCGCGCGTTCGACTCGGCCGAACGCGATCGCAAGAAACGCACCGGCGCACCCACGACGAAGCTGATGCACGACAAGGGGCTGTCGAGCCAGATCGGCTGGCAGGACAAGGACGCCTACGGCAATGCCCTGAGTTCGCGCAAGCGTCAGCAGATGAGTCGCCTCCGCACGTGGGACGAACGCTTTCGGACCCGCAACTCGAAGGAACGCAACCTCAAGCAGGCGCTCGCCGAAATCGAACGCATGGGAAGCGCGCTCGGCGTCCCGAAGGACGCCCGCGAGACCGCGAGCGTCATCTACCGCCGCGCACTTTCGGAGGACCTCTTGCCGGGGCGCTCTATCGAGGGCGTCTCGACCGCCGCGCTTTACGCCGCGATTCGCCAGATGGGGCTTCCCCGAAGTGTCGAGGAGGTCAGCGCAGTGTCGCGCGTCGATGAAATGGAGTTCAAGCGTGCCTACCGTTATATCAATCAAGAGCTCAGCCTCGAAATCGGCCCGCCCGCTCCCGATCAGTACCTGCCGCGGTTTGCGTCTGATCTCGGTGTGAGCGACGAGACCGAAGGCCGTGCTCGTGAACTCATTCGAACGGTGATGGAGGAAGGAGCACACTCCGGTAAGAGTCCCGTTGGCCTCGCTGGTGCTGCGCTGTACGCTGCTGGTATCCTGACGAACAACCGACTGACGCAGGACGAAGTCAGCGAGGTGGTCGGCGTCAGCACCGTCACGATCCGGAATCGATATCAAGAGCTACTCGAAGTCGAAGGGAAGCGTCAGCAGGCCGAGCAGCGAGAATACACCGAGACGGAGGCAGCAGCCTAA
- the spt4 gene encoding transcription elongation factor subunit Spt4: MTDRRIACRECHSLYEASVQACPVCGSSRLTDDWAGCIIVAHPNQSDVAGAMDVTQPGTYTLKVR; this comes from the coding sequence ATGACGGATCGACGCATTGCCTGTCGGGAGTGTCACAGCCTCTACGAGGCGAGCGTACAAGCCTGTCCCGTCTGTGGCTCGTCGCGCCTCACCGACGACTGGGCGGGCTGTATCATCGTTGCCCACCCGAACCAAAGCGATGTCGCAGGGGCGATGGACGTCACCCAGCCAGGGACGTACACGCTGAAGGTTCGATAA
- a CDS encoding DUF4396 domain-containing protein — protein sequence MTLEQALERILTNPAFLLAWGVLVLGSLSVLVWDLRTNNPMLGSLMKYVWGFTVLYSGPIGIGVYWYSGRSQITHDSLWRRGFRSVSHCYSGCGAGEITGVVIAVGLLTLGNVPTALLTFALAYVAGYAMTVGPLLQEGVGFREAMADAFYSETGSIAVMEVVAISTDLWLAGEATMGDTLFWSALVFSLSMGLIAAYPVNVLLIKWGVKEGMANPASMAS from the coding sequence ATGACGCTCGAACAGGCGCTCGAACGCATCCTCACGAACCCAGCGTTTCTCCTCGCATGGGGGGTGTTGGTTCTCGGGTCACTATCCGTACTTGTGTGGGACCTTCGAACGAACAACCCCATGTTGGGAAGCTTGATGAAGTACGTCTGGGGATTTACAGTCCTATACTCCGGGCCGATCGGTATCGGAGTGTACTGGTACTCGGGCCGGTCACAGATCACCCACGACTCGCTGTGGCGGCGAGGCTTTCGCTCGGTGAGTCACTGTTATTCCGGATGTGGTGCCGGCGAGATAACTGGTGTCGTCATTGCCGTAGGCCTGCTGACCCTCGGAAACGTTCCCACCGCACTGTTAACGTTCGCGCTCGCGTACGTGGCCGGTTACGCGATGACCGTCGGTCCGTTGCTCCAAGAGGGTGTCGGATTCCGAGAGGCGATGGCTGACGCCTTTTACTCGGAGACGGGCAGCATCGCCGTGATGGAGGTCGTTGCAATCAGTACTGATCTCTGGTTGGCGGGCGAAGCCACAATGGGGGATACTCTCTTCTGGAGTGCGCTCGTGTTTTCGCTTTCGATGGGGTTGATCGCAGCCTACCCAGTCAACGTCCTCCTCATCAAATGGGGTGTGAAAGAAGGGATGGCAAATCCGGCAAGCATGGCGTCATAA
- a CDS encoding cation diffusion facilitator family transporter, producing the protein MADSRVAFLKVSWANVLLNALKIGVEGTLGLLTGSLALTADAAHSVADLLASGVVLIWGRSAFDDADDSHPHGHNRFEPLSALFVGGVLVLLGLKLLYDAGHSILTGVSAEYSIWLVLGLLFALGDMYLCYWYTQYKNQELQLPSLRALAADSLNDLYTTGAALVGVLGMAVGYPIFDPIAGGIVSLLVIHQGVEISRENIQYLADSAPPESEQEAIKQQIREHSAVHGIHDFVAYYSGHMVEVEFHAEVDQELNVVEAHELESDLRQRVREVESVSDVHVHLDPAGLGEWKDADDSATSPA; encoded by the coding sequence ATGGCAGACTCACGCGTGGCCTTTCTCAAAGTCTCTTGGGCCAACGTTCTATTAAATGCCCTCAAAATCGGTGTTGAGGGCACACTTGGACTGCTCACCGGGAGCCTCGCACTCACCGCTGACGCAGCGCACTCCGTCGCTGACCTTCTCGCAAGCGGTGTTGTCTTGATTTGGGGCCGATCCGCCTTCGACGATGCTGATGACTCACATCCGCACGGACACAATCGGTTCGAGCCGCTCTCTGCGCTCTTCGTTGGTGGCGTCCTCGTTCTGCTCGGACTCAAACTGTTGTACGATGCAGGTCACTCGATCCTGACTGGAGTCTCTGCTGAGTACAGTATTTGGCTCGTACTCGGACTCCTGTTCGCACTCGGTGATATGTATCTCTGTTACTGGTATACGCAATACAAGAATCAAGAACTCCAGTTACCGAGTCTTCGAGCGCTTGCCGCTGACAGCCTCAATGATCTCTATACAACAGGTGCAGCCCTTGTGGGCGTCCTGGGTATGGCTGTCGGCTACCCAATTTTCGACCCGATTGCGGGCGGCATTGTGAGTCTGCTCGTCATCCACCAAGGAGTGGAGATTTCCCGGGAGAATATTCAGTACCTTGCCGATAGTGCACCTCCTGAATCAGAACAGGAAGCGATCAAACAGCAGATTCGAGAGCACTCTGCCGTACATGGGATTCACGATTTCGTCGCGTACTACTCTGGGCACATGGTCGAGGTCGAGTTCCACGCTGAAGTAGATCAAGAGCTGAATGTGGTCGAAGCACACGAGCTTGAATCAGATCTTCGCCAGCGCGTCCGTGAGGTCGAATCAGTTTCAGACGTCCACGTCCATCTTGATCCGGCTGGACTCGGCGAATGGAAAGACGCCGATGATTCGGCAACTTCGCCCGCATGA
- a CDS encoding transposase, protein MTGTSESQRSVFRRIARRQHIEWPKYNSTPLYDRTSLGGLESDVRVVSSVWFTHPDHDSIEEFVCELPLAYFRFEAHDCYENSTRYEMDTLFRMFVLKELHGWEHETELLEYLESRTTLCERLELGTVPDQSTLWRTWNKRFTRDLRDTVRTAARTILIKAENADIAVPREPDRNLPTRGHDAAESDPDDQAILNKTGTITKHVSHVVFPAFSLNRGEGCEIPENAYWGLQTYLGLRENLAANEGARSFIHESTRDRTPLGHGHRDQIRNLSIEQIREMYRQAVRQLINQLAETEEFFRAGIVAIDITEADPFTGDRSGHEDEIIGTKEKTDEYAYQWATVQLVGNAVPLVLDARPVRKGESRLEIVEDLLDSAEELVHVDNVLMDREFDSQHVLEMISQRGLSYVVPKRMQTSEKAQAKRLLQRDRDRYETDRKLHLGKNEWHETTLIYRRKEDSEHDDHRQYSVFMTNCGSGHLTEYGYRWEIESGYRSIKRFMAATTSKDFGLRFFYFAFACLLYSIWRAVDLLVQVELTGEYEHSPIVTADNTLTLLKKETGIG, encoded by the coding sequence GTGACTGGGACGAGTGAATCCCAGCGTAGTGTGTTTCGCCGGATCGCACGCCGGCAGCACATTGAGTGGCCCAAATATAACTCCACGCCGCTATACGATCGTACCTCACTTGGTGGATTAGAATCGGACGTTCGAGTTGTCTCAAGTGTCTGGTTTACGCACCCGGACCACGACTCGATTGAAGAGTTCGTCTGCGAACTTCCGCTGGCCTACTTTCGCTTCGAGGCCCACGATTGCTACGAAAACTCGACACGCTACGAGATGGATACCCTCTTTCGCATGTTCGTGCTGAAAGAACTCCACGGGTGGGAGCACGAAACAGAACTCCTGGAGTACCTTGAGAGCCGGACCACACTCTGCGAACGTCTAGAGTTGGGAACGGTTCCCGATCAATCGACGCTCTGGCGGACCTGGAACAAACGCTTCACGCGAGATCTCCGGGACACGGTCCGGACAGCGGCTCGCACGATCCTCATCAAAGCGGAAAACGCGGATATCGCTGTGCCACGCGAACCAGACCGAAACCTCCCGACTCGAGGCCACGACGCCGCTGAATCGGACCCGGACGACCAGGCCATCCTCAACAAGACAGGGACGATTACCAAGCACGTCAGTCACGTCGTGTTCCCCGCGTTCTCCCTCAACCGTGGCGAGGGCTGTGAGATTCCCGAGAACGCCTACTGGGGCTTACAGACCTACTTAGGACTCCGTGAGAACTTGGCCGCCAACGAGGGGGCTCGCAGCTTCATCCACGAGTCGACGCGTGATCGAACACCACTCGGGCACGGTCATCGCGACCAGATTCGTAATCTCTCTATCGAGCAGATTCGCGAGATGTACCGACAGGCGGTCCGACAGCTCATCAACCAGCTCGCAGAGACAGAGGAGTTCTTCCGCGCAGGGATCGTCGCTATCGACATTACCGAGGCCGATCCCTTCACCGGCGACCGGAGTGGCCACGAGGATGAGATCATCGGGACAAAGGAGAAGACCGACGAGTACGCGTACCAGTGGGCGACAGTCCAGCTGGTCGGTAACGCTGTCCCACTCGTCCTTGATGCCCGCCCGGTACGGAAAGGCGAGTCACGACTAGAAATCGTGGAGGATTTGCTGGATTCGGCTGAAGAGCTCGTTCACGTCGATAACGTGCTGATGGACCGGGAGTTCGATAGCCAGCACGTCCTGGAGATGATTAGCCAGCGCGGGCTCTCCTACGTCGTGCCGAAACGGATGCAGACCAGCGAGAAAGCCCAGGCGAAGCGATTGCTCCAGCGTGACCGGGACCGATACGAGACCGACCGGAAGCTCCACCTCGGGAAGAACGAGTGGCACGAGACGACGCTAATCTACCGTCGGAAAGAGGACTCAGAGCACGACGATCATCGACAGTACTCGGTGTTCATGACGAATTGCGGGAGCGGACACCTTACGGAGTACGGCTACAGGTGGGAAATCGAAAGCGGCTATAGATCGATAAAGCGGTTCATGGCGGCGACGACGTCGAAGGATTTCGGGCTACGGTTCTTCTACTTCGCATTCGCCTGCCTGTTGTACTCGATCTGGCGGGCTGTCGATCTGCTCGTGCAGGTTGAGTTGACTGGTGAGTACGAACATTCACCGATCGTAACAGCCGACAACACGCTGACGCTGCTGAAGAAGGAGACTGGAATCGGGTAG
- a CDS encoding peptidase associated/transthyretin-like domain-containing protein, with protein sequence MSNRDAKSEEIRDRSSSRRERMGRRFDNPDQQSDQYSLTAQVVGENGDVIDDATVTVDGIERQSGDSFELGPGEYSTRVQAANHQSTTREIVIDDADESVTIALDREWDRCQAETRSKKRCSNDADEGKYCKKHAPNSAGELTWQFKRVQMHMTESDRDELFRIMKRIELDENLELSKKEYERTIVELVIQNEDIQEALTQKVTEKYG encoded by the coding sequence ATGAGTAACCGTGACGCAAAAAGTGAAGAGATTCGTGATCGATCCTCGAGCCGTCGTGAACGAATGGGACGTCGATTCGACAATCCTGATCAGCAGTCTGATCAGTACTCCCTCACAGCACAGGTCGTTGGCGAGAATGGCGACGTTATCGATGATGCAACTGTAACGGTGGATGGGATCGAAAGACAGTCTGGAGACTCATTCGAACTAGGCCCTGGAGAATACTCAACTCGTGTCCAAGCAGCAAATCATCAATCTACAACAAGAGAGATCGTCATTGATGATGCGGATGAATCTGTAACTATCGCACTTGACCGTGAGTGGGACCGCTGTCAAGCGGAAACCCGTTCAAAGAAACGGTGTAGCAACGACGCTGATGAGGGCAAATACTGTAAAAAACATGCCCCGAACAGCGCTGGCGAACTTACGTGGCAGTTCAAGCGGGTGCAGATGCACATGACTGAGAGCGACCGAGATGAGCTGTTCCGGATCATGAAGCGCATTGAACTCGATGAAAATCTCGAACTTTCGAAAAAAGAGTATGAGCGAACGATTGTTGAGCTTGTTATCCAGAACGAGGATATTCAAGAAGCGCTCACTCAGAAAGTAACTGAGAAGTATGGGTGA
- a CDS encoding ParA family protein: MSQNNHTPLTDDQDATRIAVCNQKGGVGKSTLTANISGALNQLGYDVLLIDADPQGHLTSGVGLDDAYDKQPPSLYNAMVNPRDFDPQEGQYHLDEIVLTDHPEFDIVPSNIDMFSLEQDLVTAMRGRERLSQLLEFLEKQYDYLLIDTPPSLGHITDNVLLATQNLLIPVEAEDTSIRALELLNDQIDTLEYEYDVQVLEQAVVINKVSYPLDKEQQGMIDWFDTTYDGICPIYEVRERVAIKRAWNNGVSIFQHDEKCDQAEVFLKVAESLKSIASQEVVR, encoded by the coding sequence ATGAGCCAAAACAACCATACTCCGCTCACGGATGATCAAGACGCGACTAGAATTGCAGTCTGCAACCAGAAAGGTGGTGTCGGAAAATCGACACTCACTGCAAATATTTCAGGAGCACTCAACCAGCTCGGTTACGACGTCCTTCTCATTGACGCCGATCCACAGGGTCATCTCACCAGTGGTGTTGGTCTCGACGACGCCTACGACAAACAACCCCCCAGCCTATACAATGCAATGGTTAATCCGCGTGATTTTGACCCCCAAGAAGGGCAATACCATCTCGACGAAATTGTCCTTACTGACCATCCTGAATTCGATATCGTACCCTCCAATATCGATATGTTCTCTCTAGAACAAGACCTCGTCACTGCGATGCGCGGACGTGAACGCCTTTCTCAACTTCTCGAGTTCCTCGAGAAACAGTATGATTATCTCCTTATCGATACTCCCCCATCTCTGGGCCACATCACCGACAACGTGTTGCTCGCAACCCAAAACCTACTCATTCCTGTCGAAGCAGAAGACACCAGCATACGGGCTCTCGAGCTATTAAACGATCAAATTGACACGCTTGAGTATGAGTACGACGTCCAAGTTCTTGAACAAGCCGTCGTCATTAACAAAGTCAGTTATCCCCTTGACAAAGAACAGCAAGGTATGATTGACTGGTTTGACACCACATACGATGGAATCTGCCCAATCTACGAAGTGCGCGAACGAGTTGCTATCAAAAGAGCCTGGAATAATGGCGTCTCAATTTTTCAGCACGACGAAAAATGCGACCAAGCTGAAGTCTTCCTCAAGGTTGCTGAGTCTCTCAAATCAATCGCATCACAGGAGGTAGTTCGATGA
- a CDS encoding helix-turn-helix domain-containing protein, translating into MSQPESERGSERSSGDMLVEDLDTRREMLDIATQKTRFTLLQGIVSHPVELPSLRELELLNPSLGRTTIHEHLGKLIDAGVIEQVENKETMNNPNVPSKFYGLTKEGQNVLEGTGLFDAATTLKHYYNKIQKTDEHNRYESAPRP; encoded by the coding sequence ATGAGCCAGCCAGAATCCGAACGAGGATCTGAACGGAGTAGCGGAGATATGCTGGTCGAGGACTTAGATACTCGGCGAGAGATGCTTGATATAGCGACTCAAAAAACCCGGTTCACGCTTCTTCAAGGGATTGTGAGCCACCCAGTAGAGCTCCCATCGCTGCGTGAGCTAGAGCTGCTGAATCCGAGTTTAGGTAGAACAACGATTCATGAGCATTTAGGGAAACTCATTGATGCCGGAGTGATCGAGCAAGTCGAGAACAAAGAGACAATGAATAATCCGAACGTGCCCTCGAAGTTCTATGGGTTGACCAAAGAGGGACAGAACGTGTTAGAAGGGACTGGGCTCTTTGACGCTGCTACTACGCTCAAGCATTACTACAACAAGATCCAGAAGACAGACGAACACAATCGCTACGAATCTGCACCCCGACCTTGA
- a CDS encoding Cdc6/Cdc18 family protein, translating into MPTFKPERSIFKNHDVLDEEWTPKEIQGRDEEIDQYTQCLQPVINGWQPKNVFLYGKTGVGKTVVTESLLSDLERDAQEWDVDLTVVKITCSNQTTSYQVAIRLLNELYLQRGKATIAETGYAQQDVFNKLWGELDDIGGTILLVLDEIDNVEDPDDILYQIPRARKNKNIENARLGIIAIANDYSFTENLSPKAKSTLRETELHFSAYDSNELKAILNHRATKAFHDSAIDEDVIPLCAAIAANQAGDARMAMDLLLAAGEAAVNDGADAVTTDYIRDAEERMESDWILEALKGVSTQEHLALASVISKACEGESPVRTSELYQRYESLCIDMNRDPLSQKATRDNLNELAFQNVLNKYEQNKGQEGGRYFEFELDTDLEAMLAAAGEVDSIVFDDAFLNKWVKRGLQTQSINEDHLKLLDQAAVEDLSYWS; encoded by the coding sequence ATGCCCACGTTCAAACCGGAACGCAGTATTTTCAAAAACCATGATGTCCTCGACGAAGAATGGACACCTAAAGAGATCCAAGGACGTGACGAGGAAATAGACCAATACACTCAGTGCCTCCAGCCCGTAATCAACGGATGGCAGCCGAAAAACGTATTCCTCTATGGTAAAACCGGTGTCGGAAAAACAGTCGTCACAGAAAGCCTTCTTTCTGATCTCGAACGGGACGCACAAGAATGGGACGTCGACCTTACCGTTGTCAAGATTACCTGCTCAAACCAAACGACTAGCTACCAAGTAGCAATACGTCTCCTGAACGAACTATACCTCCAACGGGGTAAAGCAACTATCGCCGAAACAGGATACGCTCAACAGGACGTCTTCAACAAACTCTGGGGGGAACTCGACGATATTGGGGGAACTATCCTGCTTGTTCTCGACGAGATCGATAACGTCGAAGACCCAGACGATATCCTCTATCAAATCCCTCGAGCACGCAAAAACAAAAATATAGAGAATGCAAGACTCGGGATTATCGCTATCGCTAATGACTATTCCTTCACAGAGAATCTTTCCCCGAAAGCGAAATCAACACTCCGAGAAACAGAATTGCACTTCTCCGCGTACGACTCAAATGAGCTGAAAGCCATTCTCAACCACCGCGCTACAAAAGCCTTCCATGATAGCGCTATTGACGAAGACGTAATCCCGTTGTGTGCAGCGATAGCCGCTAATCAAGCCGGCGATGCCCGTATGGCGATGGATCTTCTTCTAGCAGCGGGTGAAGCTGCAGTGAACGATGGTGCTGATGCCGTAACGACTGACTATATTCGTGATGCTGAAGAGCGGATGGAGAGCGATTGGATTTTAGAAGCACTCAAGGGCGTTTCAACCCAGGAGCACCTCGCATTAGCGAGCGTCATCTCGAAAGCCTGTGAAGGTGAATCTCCAGTGCGAACCTCTGAACTCTATCAGCGATACGAATCGCTCTGCATCGATATGAACCGTGACCCGCTGAGTCAAAAAGCAACACGAGACAATCTGAACGAACTAGCATTCCAAAATGTACTGAACAAGTACGAACAGAACAAGGGTCAGGAAGGAGGCCGATACTTCGAATTCGAACTGGATACAGATTTAGAAGCAATGCTGGCAGCCGCCGGCGAAGTTGACTCCATCGTCTTTGACGATGCATTCCTGAATAAGTGGGTCAAACGAGGACTACAAACGCAGAGTATCAATGAAGATCATCTCAAGCTTCTCGACCAAGCTGCAGTTGAAGATTTATCATATTGGTCCTAA